In Yersinia enterocolitica subsp. enterocolitica, one DNA window encodes the following:
- the rsxC gene encoding electron transport complex subunit RsxC: MFKLFTARKHDNIWDFDGGIHPPEMKLQSSRVPMRIATLPEQLIVPLQQHLGPEGELRVSTGERVLKGQPLTVGRGRTVPVHAPTSGIITAIAPHTTAHPSGLAELCVHITPDGEDRWREQQPWADYSLRDKTALLERIHQAGIAGLGGAGFPTASKLQGGLNSVTTLIINAAECEPYITADDRLMQEHASEVVLGTQILMYLLQPQQVLIGIEDNKPEAIAALQHALRGQDEIQLRVIPTKYPSGGAKQLTKILTGKEVPFGKHSSSIGVLMQNVGTVVAIKRAIIDDEPLIERVVTLTGDALSKPGNFWARIGTPVLHLLKLAGFTPQNQPMVIMGGPLMGFTLPSLDVPIVKISNCILAPTEAEMGLSEPEQSCIRCGLCVDACPAGLLPQQLYWFSRGEEHEKARNHNLFDCIECGACAYVCPSNIPLVQYYRQEKAEIRTLDQEAERAAQAKARFEAKQARLEREKIARELRHKQAAVKLTDVDQQTVEAAVSRLARETNNTDSTISVTLGQPPDNSAVIAAREARKAQARTRQVEKKLAAAEPETDAIDPRQAAVAAAIARVKAKKAAQAQLESEPVKSESEAPEEDPRKAAVAAAIARVKAKKATQAQLESEPVKSESEAPEEDPRKAAVAAAIARVKAKKAAQAQLESEPVKSESEAPEEDPRKAAVAAAIARVKAKKAAQAQLESEPVKSESEAPEEDPRKAAVAAAIARVKAKKAAQSASAVNPD, from the coding sequence ATGTTTAAGCTGTTTACTGCCCGCAAACACGACAACATCTGGGATTTCGATGGAGGTATCCATCCGCCTGAAATGAAGCTGCAATCAAGCCGGGTTCCGATGCGTATCGCGACTTTGCCGGAACAATTAATCGTTCCTTTGCAACAGCATCTGGGGCCAGAAGGCGAACTGCGCGTCAGCACCGGTGAGCGGGTGTTAAAGGGTCAACCGCTGACGGTTGGCCGTGGCCGTACGGTGCCGGTACATGCACCGACTTCCGGCATCATTACGGCAATTGCGCCGCATACTACTGCCCACCCCTCGGGTCTGGCAGAGCTGTGCGTACACATAACTCCCGATGGTGAAGACCGCTGGCGCGAGCAACAACCGTGGGCCGATTACTCGCTACGCGATAAAACCGCCCTGCTGGAGAGGATCCATCAGGCAGGTATCGCCGGTTTAGGGGGCGCGGGGTTCCCCACCGCCAGCAAATTACAGGGCGGCTTGAACAGTGTAACCACGCTCATTATTAACGCCGCTGAGTGTGAACCTTATATCACTGCCGATGATCGCCTGATGCAAGAACATGCCTCAGAAGTGGTCTTGGGGACACAGATTTTAATGTACTTGTTGCAGCCGCAGCAGGTGCTGATTGGTATTGAAGACAATAAACCCGAAGCTATCGCCGCCCTGCAACACGCACTACGGGGCCAGGATGAAATCCAGCTGCGGGTAATTCCTACCAAATATCCGTCAGGTGGGGCCAAGCAACTCACCAAGATCCTGACGGGCAAAGAAGTGCCTTTCGGTAAACACTCATCATCCATTGGCGTATTAATGCAAAACGTCGGTACGGTAGTGGCCATTAAGCGGGCGATTATTGACGACGAGCCATTAATCGAACGCGTGGTGACATTAACCGGCGATGCATTATCAAAACCAGGTAATTTCTGGGCCAGAATTGGTACGCCCGTGCTGCATTTGCTAAAACTGGCCGGTTTTACGCCGCAAAACCAACCAATGGTGATTATGGGTGGCCCATTGATGGGCTTTACCCTCCCCAGTCTGGATGTGCCGATTGTTAAGATCAGTAACTGTATTTTGGCTCCCACGGAAGCCGAAATGGGGTTATCTGAGCCTGAACAGTCGTGTATTCGCTGCGGTTTGTGTGTAGATGCCTGTCCGGCGGGCTTATTACCTCAACAACTCTATTGGTTTAGTCGCGGCGAAGAGCATGAGAAAGCACGCAATCATAATTTATTTGATTGTATCGAATGCGGTGCCTGCGCCTATGTTTGCCCAAGTAATATTCCTTTGGTGCAATATTATCGTCAGGAAAAGGCCGAAATACGCACCCTTGATCAAGAAGCTGAACGTGCTGCACAAGCGAAAGCGCGTTTTGAAGCTAAGCAGGCACGCCTGGAGCGGGAAAAAATCGCACGCGAATTGCGTCACAAACAAGCCGCCGTCAAGCTGACAGATGTAGACCAACAGACGGTTGAAGCGGCTGTGAGTCGTTTAGCTCGTGAAACTAATAATACAGATTCAACTATCAGTGTGACCCTTGGGCAACCACCCGATAATAGTGCCGTTATTGCTGCTCGTGAGGCTCGAAAAGCACAAGCTCGAACACGTCAGGTAGAGAAAAAGCTTGCTGCCGCCGAACCAGAAACTGATGCTATTGACCCACGGCAGGCCGCCGTCGCCGCAGCGATTGCCCGCGTGAAAGCCAAAAAGGCCGCACAAGCTCAACTTGAGTCAGAACCGGTAAAAAGCGAAAGTGAAGCGCCAGAGGAAGATCCGCGCAAAGCTGCCGTGGCCGCAGCGATTGCCCGCGTGAAAGCCAAAAAGGCCACGCAAGCTCAACTTGAGTCAGAACCGGTAAAAAGCGAAAGTGAAGCGCCAGAGGAAGATCCGCGCAAAGCTGCCGTGGCAGCAGCGATTGCCCGCGTGAAAGCTAAAAAGGCCGCGCAAGCTCAACTTGAGTCAGAACCGGTAAAAAGCGAAAGTGAAGCGCCAGAGGAAGATCCGCGCAAAGCTGCCGTGGCAGCAGCGATTGCCCGCGTGAAAGCTAAAAAGGCCGCACAAGCTCAACTTGAGTCAGAACCGGTAAAAAGTGAAAGTGAAGCGCCAGAGGAAGATCCGCGCAAAGCTGCCGTGGCAGCAGCGATTGCCCGCGTGAAAGCTAAAAAAGCTGCGCAAAGCGCTTCAGCCGTTAATCCCGATTAG
- a CDS encoding helix-turn-helix domain-containing protein: MINEDILFIDELIEWIEINLEKRPTLDDVAKISGYSKWHLQRKFKSIVGLQLASYIRGRVLTRAAVALRISRRPIIEISDELGFDSQQTFTRTFKKRFGVTPNSFRQMEQWAVQGMLPRFNFYENYTPEIKRVSLPAQELVGFTRQLNFDEHNHCSGQHSSCMAMKDEILLDFFKEVNFSCQRVYSLFSADKDQQGQKSMYYSTAIDKEKRNEIQGHREIDSISIPKGEFLAISHQGNAKECIKFSIYLFNEVLPKLRDEFGGGIEMEVIEVDSCHAESKLRDITAAYTYLMSVN, from the coding sequence ATGATAAACGAAGACATATTGTTTATAGATGAATTAATTGAATGGATTGAAATTAATTTAGAAAAACGTCCTACCTTGGATGATGTGGCAAAAATTTCCGGATATTCAAAATGGCATCTGCAACGAAAATTTAAAAGTATTGTGGGGTTACAATTAGCCTCCTATATACGTGGACGGGTACTGACGCGCGCGGCTGTTGCTCTACGCATTTCGCGTCGGCCAATCATTGAGATTTCTGATGAATTGGGTTTCGACTCACAACAGACCTTCACTCGTACCTTTAAGAAGCGCTTTGGTGTCACGCCCAATAGTTTTCGCCAGATGGAACAGTGGGCTGTGCAGGGGATGCTTCCGCGTTTTAACTTCTATGAGAATTACACGCCAGAAATCAAACGGGTATCTTTACCCGCACAAGAGCTGGTCGGGTTTACCCGGCAGCTGAATTTTGATGAACATAATCATTGCAGTGGGCAGCATTCCTCTTGCATGGCAATGAAAGATGAAATCTTGCTCGATTTTTTTAAGGAAGTTAACTTTTCTTGCCAGCGAGTGTATTCCCTGTTTTCTGCCGATAAGGATCAGCAAGGGCAGAAAAGTATGTATTATTCGACGGCAATTGATAAAGAAAAACGGAATGAAATTCAAGGGCATCGGGAGATAGACAGTATCTCAATTCCTAAGGGAGAGTTTCTGGCGATTTCTCATCAAGGCAATGCTAAAGAATGTATCAAGTTTTCAATATATTTGTTTAATGAAGTGCTGCCTAAGCTGCGTGATGAGTTCGGCGGTGGTATTGAAATGGAAGTGATTGAGGTTGATAGCTGCCACGCCGAATCTAAATTACGTGATATTACCGCTGCCTACACTTACCTTATGTCGGTGAACTGA
- the rsxD gene encoding electron transport complex subunit RsxD, with translation MKFRPVTSTQNKGLQIASSPFTHNQRSTRSIMLLVILACIPGIIAQTYFFGYGSLIQVALAIMTAVLAEGAVLHLRKQPVLTRLQDNSALLTGLLLGISLPPLAPWWMIVLGTAFAIIIAKQLYGGLGQNPFNPAMVGYVVLLISFPVQMTSWLPPLPLQGTPVGFYDSLLTIFTGFTQNGADIHQLQIGYDGISQATPLDNFKTSLRSQPVEQILQQPIYTAGLAGIGWQWINLGFLAGGLLLLWRKAIHWHIPVSFLLALAGCAAISWMIAPHSFAPPMLHLFSGATMLGAFFIATDPVSASTTPRGRLIFGALIGILVWLIRVYGGYPDGVAFAVLLANICVPLIDHYTQPRVYGHQRGHK, from the coding sequence ATGAAATTCAGGCCTGTAACATCGACCCAGAACAAAGGGTTGCAGATAGCCAGTTCCCCTTTTACGCATAATCAACGTAGCACCCGCAGTATTATGCTGCTGGTTATTTTAGCCTGCATTCCGGGGATTATCGCCCAGACTTACTTCTTTGGTTATGGCAGCCTAATCCAAGTTGCACTGGCTATAATGACCGCCGTGCTGGCCGAAGGCGCTGTCTTGCATTTACGTAAACAGCCGGTACTGACACGATTACAGGATAACTCTGCCCTGCTCACTGGCTTATTGTTAGGTATCAGTCTGCCGCCACTTGCCCCTTGGTGGATGATTGTTCTGGGTACGGCATTTGCCATTATTATTGCCAAACAACTTTACGGCGGTTTAGGTCAGAATCCGTTTAATCCTGCCATGGTCGGCTATGTTGTACTACTGATTTCATTCCCAGTACAAATGACCAGTTGGCTTCCTCCTCTGCCATTACAGGGAACGCCGGTTGGATTCTATGACAGCTTATTAACTATTTTCACCGGATTCACCCAAAATGGTGCCGATATTCACCAACTGCAGATTGGCTATGATGGGATAAGTCAGGCCACGCCTCTCGATAACTTTAAAACCTCACTGCGCTCCCAACCCGTGGAACAGATTCTGCAACAACCGATTTATACCGCGGGGCTGGCGGGTATTGGTTGGCAATGGATTAACCTCGGTTTTCTGGCGGGCGGCCTGTTGCTGCTATGGCGTAAAGCCATCCACTGGCATATTCCGGTGAGTTTCCTATTGGCTTTGGCAGGTTGTGCTGCTATTAGTTGGATGATTGCGCCACACAGCTTCGCCCCCCCTATGTTGCATCTGTTTTCCGGTGCCACCATGTTGGGTGCTTTCTTTATTGCCACCGATCCGGTCAGCGCCTCGACAACACCTCGTGGCCGGCTGATTTTCGGCGCATTGATTGGTATTTTGGTGTGGCTGATTCGCGTTTACGGCGGTTATCCCGATGGGGTAGCATTTGCGGTGCTGCTGGCCAACATCTGTGTTCCACTGATTGATCACTACACTCAACCACGCGTTTATGGTCATCAGCGCGGGCATAAATAA
- the rsxG gene encoding electron transport complex subunit RsxG: MLNTMKRHGITLALFAAGATGLTAVVNSLTESTIAHQAALQQKALLEQVVPTENYDNDMQAECYVVTDSALGNMAPHRLYLARKEGQPVAAAIETTAPDGYSGAIQLLVGADFGGNVLGSRVIEHHETPGLGDKIDIRISDWISHFSGRHVEGEQDKRWAVKKDGGDFDQFTGATITPRAVVRAVKNTALFLETLPAKLDSLPVCGEDQ; this comes from the coding sequence ATGCTAAATACTATGAAGCGTCACGGCATCACTCTGGCATTGTTTGCCGCCGGTGCCACTGGGCTGACAGCAGTGGTTAATTCGTTAACCGAATCTACCATCGCCCATCAGGCTGCACTACAACAGAAAGCCTTGCTGGAGCAGGTCGTTCCAACAGAGAATTATGACAATGACATGCAAGCTGAATGTTACGTTGTCACTGATTCAGCGCTCGGCAACATGGCCCCTCACCGCCTTTATCTGGCGCGCAAAGAGGGCCAGCCAGTCGCTGCCGCCATCGAAACTACCGCGCCAGATGGCTATTCCGGCGCTATCCAATTATTGGTCGGAGCAGACTTTGGCGGTAACGTACTGGGTAGTCGGGTGATTGAACATCATGAAACCCCCGGCCTCGGTGATAAAATTGATATTCGTATATCTGACTGGATCAGTCATTTCAGCGGTCGACATGTTGAAGGTGAGCAAGATAAACGCTGGGCGGTGAAAAAAGACGGCGGTGACTTTGATCAGTTTACCGGTGCGACCATCACGCCAAGGGCAGTCGTCCGGGCGGTGAAAAACACGGCGCTATTTTTAGAAACTCTGCCAGCAAAACTCGATAGCTTGCCCGTCTGTGGAGAAGATCAATGA
- a CDS encoding electron transport complex subunit E, with amino-acid sequence MSEARDLLAQGLWKNNSALVQLLGLCPLLAVSSTATNALGLGLATTLVLVCTNTAVSALRRWVPNEIRIPIYVMIIASVVSTVQMLINAYAFGLYQSLGIFIPLIVTNCIVIGRAEAYAARNPVGLSALDGLAMGLGATCALFVLGSLREILGNGTLFDGADMLLGDWAKVLRIEVLHLDSPFLLAMLPPGAFIGLGLLLAGKYVIDEKMKARKARALATAPQLQDGVAEKAL; translated from the coding sequence ATGAGTGAAGCAAGAGACTTGTTAGCCCAAGGGCTATGGAAAAATAACTCGGCATTGGTACAACTGCTGGGCCTGTGCCCGTTGTTGGCCGTTTCATCAACGGCAACCAATGCGCTAGGCTTGGGTCTGGCCACCACACTGGTATTGGTATGCACCAACACCGCTGTCTCGGCGCTACGCCGCTGGGTGCCGAATGAAATCCGCATCCCTATCTATGTAATGATCATTGCTTCAGTGGTCAGTACTGTGCAAATGCTGATTAACGCCTATGCATTTGGCTTATATCAGTCCCTTGGGATATTTATCCCACTGATAGTGACCAACTGTATTGTGATTGGTCGCGCAGAAGCATACGCCGCCAGGAACCCGGTAGGTTTATCAGCACTGGATGGCTTAGCTATGGGGCTGGGGGCAACATGCGCATTATTTGTCTTAGGCTCCCTGCGTGAAATTCTGGGTAATGGCACCCTGTTTGATGGTGCTGATATGTTACTCGGTGATTGGGCAAAAGTACTGCGCATTGAAGTCTTACATCTGGATAGCCCTTTCCTGTTAGCTATGTTGCCACCGGGCGCGTTTATCGGTCTGGGTTTGTTGTTAGCCGGGAAATATGTCATTGATGAGAAAATGAAAGCACGCAAAGCCAGAGCCTTGGCTACCGCACCGCAACTTCAGGATGGAGTGGCAGAGAAAGCCTTATGA
- the nth gene encoding endonuclease III, with translation MNQEKRVAILTRLRDNDPHPTTELVYSTPFELLISVLLSAQATDVSVNKATAKLYPVANTPQAILDLGVDGLKSYIKTIGLFNTKAENVIKTCRILLEKHHGEVPEDRAALEALPGVGRKTANVVLNTAFGWPTIAVDTHIFRVCNRTGFAPGSNVDQVEAKLLKVVPAEFKLDCHHWLILHGRYTCIARKPRCGSCIIEDLCEFKEKVYPEH, from the coding sequence ATGAATCAAGAAAAACGTGTTGCTATTTTGACCCGCCTGCGGGATAACGACCCGCACCCAACGACGGAGTTGGTCTACAGCACGCCGTTTGAGTTGTTGATTTCGGTGCTTTTGTCGGCACAAGCAACCGATGTCAGTGTCAATAAAGCCACTGCTAAGCTCTATCCAGTGGCTAACACTCCACAGGCCATACTGGATCTGGGGGTTGATGGCCTCAAGTCATACATCAAAACTATAGGTTTGTTTAACACCAAAGCTGAGAACGTGATTAAAACCTGCCGGATATTGCTGGAAAAACATCACGGCGAAGTACCAGAAGATCGCGCAGCACTGGAAGCATTACCAGGTGTTGGCCGTAAGACCGCCAATGTGGTGTTGAATACCGCTTTTGGTTGGCCGACGATTGCCGTTGATACGCATATATTTCGTGTATGTAACCGCACCGGGTTCGCCCCTGGTAGCAATGTTGATCAGGTTGAAGCCAAGTTACTCAAAGTGGTTCCCGCTGAATTTAAACTGGACTGCCACCACTGGCTGATTTTACATGGCCGCTACACTTGTATTGCCCGCAAACCCCGCTGCGGTTCATGCATTATTGAAGACTTGTGCGAATTTAAAGAAAAAGTCTATCCTGAGCATTGA
- the yaxB gene encoding pore-forming cytotoxin subunit YaxB, giving the protein MAEISTFPHSGLSYPDINFKIFSQGVKNISHLAQFKTTGVEVLQEKALRVSLYSQRLDVIVRESLSSLQVKLENTLALTYFTTLEEIDEALISQDIDEESKSEMRKERINIIKNLANDITQLKQLFIEKTELLDKSSSDLHNVVIIEGTDKVLQAEQLRQKQLTEDIATKELERKEIEKKRDKIIEALDVIREHNLVDAFKDLIPTGENLSELDLAKPEIELLKQSLEITKKLLGQFSEGLKYIDLTDARKKLDNQIDTASTRLTELNRQLEQSEKLIAGVNAVIKIDQEKSAVVVEAEKLSRAWHIFIHEITALQGTSLNEVELSKPLIKQQIYLESLIKQLI; this is encoded by the coding sequence ATGGCCGAAATAAGCACATTTCCACACAGTGGTCTGAGTTACCCAGACATTAATTTCAAAATTTTTAGCCAAGGCGTTAAAAATATATCTCATCTCGCCCAGTTTAAAACGACAGGCGTTGAAGTACTACAGGAAAAAGCACTACGAGTCAGTTTATATTCACAAAGGTTGGATGTTATTGTGCGAGAGTCATTGTCAAGTTTACAGGTTAAATTGGAAAATACTCTGGCTCTCACCTATTTTACCACTCTGGAAGAAATCGATGAGGCACTGATTAGTCAAGATATTGATGAAGAAAGTAAATCTGAAATGCGTAAAGAGCGCATTAATATTATTAAAAATCTGGCTAATGACATTACTCAACTAAAGCAGTTGTTTATCGAAAAAACTGAGTTATTAGATAAGTCTTCCTCTGATCTGCATAACGTAGTGATTATTGAAGGAACCGACAAAGTCTTGCAAGCAGAACAATTACGTCAAAAACAACTGACAGAAGATATCGCTACCAAAGAACTGGAAAGAAAAGAGATTGAGAAAAAAAGAGATAAGATAATAGAAGCCTTGGATGTTATTCGCGAGCATAATCTGGTCGATGCATTCAAAGATCTTATCCCGACGGGCGAAAATTTAAGTGAATTAGATCTGGCTAAACCTGAAATAGAATTGCTTAAACAGTCATTAGAAATCACCAAAAAATTATTGGGGCAGTTTTCCGAGGGTTTAAAGTATATAGATTTAACTGACGCTCGGAAAAAGCTGGATAACCAAATAGATACCGCCTCCACCCGTTTAACCGAACTCAATCGCCAATTAGAGCAATCAGAGAAGTTAATTGCCGGTGTTAACGCGGTTATTAAAATTGATCAGGAGAAAAGTGCTGTTGTTGTTGAGGCCGAAAAACTTAGCCGTGCATGGCATATTTTTATTCATGAGATAACAGCTCTACAAGGTACTTCACTGAATGAAGTTGAGCTATCGAAGCCACTAATAAAACAGCAGATCTATTTAGAGTCATTAATCAAACAGCTGATTTGA
- the yaxA gene encoding pore-forming cytotoxin subunit YaxA, whose translation MTQTQLAIDNVLASAESTIQLNELPKVVLDFITGEQTSVARSGGIFTKEDLINLKLYVRKGLSLPTRQDEVEAYLGYKKIDVAGLEPKDIKLLFDEIHNHALNWNDVEQAVLQQSLDLDIAAKNIISTGNEIINLINQMPITLRVKTLLGDITDKQLENITYESADHEVASALKDILDDMKGDINRHQTTTENVRKKVSDYRITLTGGELSSGDKVNGLEPQVKTKYDLMEKSNMRKSIKELDEKIKEKRQRIEQLKKDYDKFVGLSFTGAIGGIIAMAITGGIFGAKAENARKEKNALISEVAELESKVSSQRALQTALEALSLSFSDIGIRMVDAESALNHLDFMWLSVLNQITESQIQFAMINNALRLTSFVNKFQQVITPWQSVGDSARQLVDIFDEAIKEYKKVYG comes from the coding sequence ATGACACAAACACAATTGGCTATTGATAATGTCTTGGCTAGTGCTGAAAGTACAATACAACTTAATGAGTTACCTAAAGTTGTTCTGGATTTTATCACCGGGGAGCAAACCAGTGTTGCGCGTTCCGGCGGGATTTTTACTAAAGAGGATTTAATTAACCTTAAACTTTATGTCAGAAAGGGGCTTTCATTACCAACCCGACAGGATGAAGTAGAGGCTTACCTTGGATATAAAAAAATAGATGTCGCTGGTCTTGAACCGAAAGATATTAAATTATTATTTGATGAAATTCATAATCATGCCTTAAATTGGAATGATGTGGAGCAGGCCGTATTACAACAAAGTTTGGATTTGGATATAGCAGCAAAAAACATCATCAGTACCGGCAATGAAATTATTAATCTGATAAATCAAATGCCAATAACCCTTCGTGTCAAAACCCTATTGGGTGACATTACAGATAAGCAGTTAGAGAATATCACTTATGAATCTGCTGATCATGAGGTAGCCTCAGCATTAAAAGATATTCTTGATGACATGAAAGGGGATATCAACAGGCATCAAACAACAACTGAGAATGTCAGGAAAAAAGTATCCGATTATAGAATCACCCTGACCGGCGGTGAGTTATCTTCGGGAGATAAAGTCAATGGGTTGGAACCACAGGTCAAAACAAAATACGACCTGATGGAAAAAAGCAATATGAGGAAATCAATAAAGGAATTAGACGAAAAAATAAAAGAGAAGAGACAGAGAATTGAGCAACTAAAGAAAGATTACGATAAGTTTGTCGGGTTGTCTTTTACTGGGGCCATAGGCGGTATAATAGCGATGGCTATTACTGGTGGGATCTTTGGTGCTAAAGCTGAAAACGCCAGAAAAGAAAAAAACGCATTAATCTCTGAGGTTGCTGAATTAGAAAGCAAAGTTAGCTCGCAAAGAGCATTACAAACTGCGTTAGAGGCACTTTCTCTGTCATTCAGTGATATTGGCATTCGAATGGTTGATGCCGAATCGGCGCTTAATCATTTGGATTTTATGTGGCTATCTGTTCTCAACCAAATTACTGAATCTCAGATACAGTTTGCGATGATTAACAATGCGTTGCGCCTGACTAGTTTTGTTAATAAATTCCAGCAGGTTATAACTCCATGGCAAAGTGTCGGAGATTCTGCCCGCCAGTTGGTGGATATATTTGATGAGGCAATAAAAGAATACAAAAAAGTGTATGGCTAA
- a CDS encoding FdhF/YdeP family oxidoreductase produces the protein MKFKSAIKPYTGAAGGWGSLEATTRFVLDSKQALKNIRNLLRVNQVKGFDCPGCAWGDDNHSTFSFCENGAKAVSWEATRKAVEPEFFAEHSLTTLHQQSDYFLEYQGRITHPMRYNPQTDRYQPISWESALELIAKHINGLDNPNQLELYTSGRASNEASYLYQLFGRMLGTNNFPDCSNMCHEASGTGLKQSIGVGKGTIRMQDFELADAIFVFGQNPGTNHPRMLHSLRHAKDRGARIVSFNTLRERGLERFADPQNPIEMLTPKSSPISSAYFQPNLGGDMAAVRGMVKALLATHHQQLAQGLPGLLDEAFIAAHTQGIDDYLAAVDNTSWAQITQQSGLTEAQIRHAADIYQHAERVILTWAMGITQHKHSVITVRELTNLQLLFGQLGKPGAGLCPVRGHSNVQGNRTMGIDEKPSAAMLTRLGQHFGFTPPQAAGHNTVEALEAMLRGEVKVLIALGGNLAAAAPDTERTAQALRRCDLTVHISTKLNRSHLITGAEALILPTLGRTERDMQATGSQFITVEDSFSMVHASEGVGKPLAETQHSETAIVCGIANAVFAQQPAEGRALDWLALADDYNLIRDHIGATTPGFDDFNARCEQPGGFYLGSAAAAMQFATPSGKAEFCASMLPDSLFPQIAGEQAPFVLQTLRSHDQYNTTIYGLDDRYRGVYGQREVLFINPQDLTELALEEGDLVEIETLWNDGITRKVSGFKLVSYDIPRGNLAAYYPETNPLVPLSSFGDETHTPTSKSVPVTVRRWQQPQTLRIA, from the coding sequence ATGAAATTTAAATCAGCCATAAAACCCTATACCGGCGCTGCTGGTGGCTGGGGATCTCTTGAAGCCACCACGCGCTTTGTGTTGGACAGCAAGCAAGCATTGAAGAATATTCGTAACTTGTTGCGCGTCAACCAAGTCAAAGGTTTTGACTGCCCGGGCTGTGCCTGGGGAGATGACAACCACAGCACTTTCAGTTTTTGTGAGAATGGGGCCAAAGCGGTCAGTTGGGAAGCTACCCGCAAGGCGGTGGAACCGGAGTTTTTTGCGGAACACAGCCTGACGACTCTGCACCAACAAAGTGACTATTTCCTTGAATATCAAGGGCGAATCACCCATCCCATGCGCTATAACCCACAGACTGACCGTTATCAGCCGATTAGTTGGGAAAGTGCTCTTGAATTAATTGCTAAGCACATTAATGGGCTGGATAACCCAAATCAGCTGGAGCTATATACTTCAGGCCGAGCCAGTAATGAAGCCTCCTACCTTTATCAGCTTTTCGGCCGTATGTTGGGAACAAATAATTTTCCAGATTGCTCAAATATGTGCCATGAAGCCAGTGGTACCGGCCTGAAACAGAGTATTGGGGTCGGTAAAGGTACCATTCGTATGCAGGATTTCGAGCTGGCTGATGCCATTTTTGTCTTCGGGCAAAACCCAGGTACCAATCATCCGAGAATGTTGCACAGCTTACGTCATGCCAAAGATCGCGGCGCACGGATTGTCAGCTTCAATACCTTACGTGAGCGTGGATTGGAACGCTTTGCTGACCCACAAAACCCGATTGAAATGTTGACACCTAAATCATCCCCCATCAGCTCTGCCTATTTTCAACCTAATCTTGGCGGTGATATGGCCGCGGTTCGCGGTATGGTGAAAGCTTTGCTGGCAACCCATCACCAGCAACTGGCACAAGGGCTGCCCGGTTTATTGGATGAAGCGTTTATTGCCGCGCATACTCAAGGAATAGATGATTATCTGGCGGCGGTTGATAATACGTCATGGGCGCAGATTACCCAGCAATCAGGCTTAACCGAGGCGCAAATACGCCATGCAGCAGATATTTATCAGCATGCAGAGCGCGTTATCCTGACCTGGGCAATGGGTATCACGCAGCATAAACATTCAGTGATAACAGTTAGGGAACTTACTAACCTGCAACTGTTATTTGGCCAGTTAGGCAAACCTGGGGCGGGTTTATGCCCGGTTCGAGGTCACAGTAATGTGCAAGGCAATCGCACTATGGGGATAGATGAGAAACCCTCTGCCGCCATGTTAACGCGTTTAGGCCAGCATTTTGGTTTTACTCCGCCTCAAGCCGCCGGACATAATACCGTGGAAGCGCTTGAAGCCATGCTGCGCGGCGAAGTCAAAGTGTTGATTGCCCTTGGTGGCAATCTGGCAGCTGCGGCTCCCGATACCGAGCGTACCGCGCAAGCACTGCGCCGCTGTGATCTCACGGTACATATCAGCACCAAACTCAATCGTAGCCACCTGATAACCGGTGCTGAAGCCTTGATTCTTCCGACGCTGGGCCGTACTGAACGTGATATGCAAGCTACAGGCTCACAATTTATTACCGTAGAAGATTCATTTAGCATGGTGCACGCCTCTGAAGGTGTGGGGAAACCGCTGGCGGAAACTCAGCACTCAGAAACAGCCATTGTCTGCGGCATTGCCAATGCTGTTTTTGCTCAGCAGCCCGCCGAGGGAAGAGCGCTGGATTGGCTGGCATTAGCCGATGATTACAACTTGATTCGTGACCATATTGGCGCAACCACTCCCGGTTTTGATGACTTTAACGCCCGCTGCGAGCAACCCGGTGGTTTCTATCTGGGCAGTGCCGCCGCCGCAATGCAATTTGCCACCCCCAGTGGTAAAGCCGAATTTTGTGCATCAATGCTCCCTGATAGCTTATTTCCGCAGATTGCCGGTGAACAGGCCCCTTTTGTGCTGCAAACTTTACGTTCACACGATCAATATAACACCACTATTTATGGCCTTGATGACCGCTATCGCGGGGTGTATGGTCAACGGGAAGTGCTGTTTATTAACCCGCAAGATTTGACTGAACTGGCATTAGAAGAAGGTGATTTAGTTGAAATTGAAACGCTGTGGAATGACGGAATTACGCGAAAAGTCAGTGGTTTCAAACTGGTGAGCTACGATATCCCCCGTGGAAATCTGGCTGCTTATTACCCTGAAACTAACCCACTGGTGCCGTTATCCAGTTTTGGTGATGAAACCCACACGCCAACCTCAAAATCCGTGCCAGTGACGGTGCGGCGCTGGCAACAACCACAAACATTGCGTATTGCTTGA